One genomic window of Novosphingobium aureum includes the following:
- the leuC gene encoding 3-isopropylmalate dehydratase large subunit, giving the protein MTTNPRTLYQKIWDAHVVDTRDDGTCLIYIDRHIVHEVTSPQAFESLRAAGRKVRRPDLHIAVPDHNLPTTARRDASGNRVPIADPQSAQQLEMLEKNAPEFGIRYIGDADIEQGIVHVVGPEQGFSLPGATIVCGDSHTACNGGLGALAFGIGTSEVEHVMATQTLLLKQSKTFQVNVEGKLGAGVSPKDVILHVIGKVGTAGGTGYVIEYTGNVFREMSIEGRLTVSNMSIEAGARAGLIAPDETTFAYVKGRPYAPVGEDWDKAVAWWKSLASDEGATYDKSIHIRAEDIEPTVTWGTSPEDTAPIGATVPAPEDFADASKRDAVKHSLDYMGLTPGTRLTDIAIENVFIGSCTNSRIEDIRAAAEILKGRKKAPGVKWAIVVPGSGLVKAQAEAEGLDKIITDAGLEWREPGCSACLAMNPDKVPAGERCASTSNRNFTGRQGPGARTHLVSPAMAAAAAVTGHLADVRDLEKLA; this is encoded by the coding sequence ATGACCACGAACCCGCGCACACTCTACCAGAAGATCTGGGACGCCCACGTCGTCGACACCCGCGACGACGGTACCTGCCTCATCTACATCGACCGGCACATCGTCCACGAAGTGACGAGCCCGCAGGCTTTCGAAAGCCTACGTGCTGCTGGCCGCAAGGTACGCCGCCCCGACCTTCACATCGCGGTTCCCGACCATAACCTGCCCACCACCGCGCGCCGCGACGCGAGCGGCAACCGCGTGCCGATCGCCGATCCACAAAGCGCGCAGCAGCTCGAGATGCTCGAGAAGAACGCCCCCGAGTTCGGCATCCGCTACATCGGCGATGCCGATATCGAGCAGGGCATCGTCCACGTCGTCGGTCCCGAGCAGGGCTTCTCGCTGCCCGGCGCGACGATCGTGTGCGGTGACAGCCACACCGCCTGCAACGGCGGCCTGGGCGCCCTCGCCTTCGGCATCGGCACCAGCGAGGTCGAGCACGTCATGGCGACGCAGACCCTGCTGCTCAAGCAGTCCAAGACCTTCCAGGTCAACGTCGAGGGCAAGCTCGGCGCAGGCGTCTCGCCCAAGGACGTGATCCTGCACGTGATCGGCAAGGTCGGCACAGCCGGCGGCACCGGCTACGTCATCGAATATACCGGCAACGTATTCCGCGAGATGTCGATCGAGGGTCGCCTGACGGTCTCGAACATGTCGATCGAGGCGGGTGCACGCGCCGGCCTCATCGCCCCCGACGAGACCACTTTCGCCTACGTCAAGGGCCGCCCCTATGCGCCGGTCGGCGAGGACTGGGACAAGGCCGTCGCCTGGTGGAAGAGCCTCGCCAGCGACGAAGGCGCAACATACGACAAGTCGATCCACATCCGCGCCGAGGACATCGAGCCGACCGTCACCTGGGGCACCAGCCCCGAGGACACCGCACCGATCGGCGCGACGGTCCCCGCCCCCGAGGACTTCGCAGACGCCTCCAAGCGCGACGCGGTCAAGCACAGCCTCGACTACATGGGCCTGACCCCGGGTACCAGGCTGACCGACATCGCGATCGAGAACGTCTTCATCGGCTCGTGCACCAACAGCCGCATCGAGGACATCCGCGCCGCCGCCGAGATCCTCAAGGGCCGCAAGAAGGCCCCGGGCGTCAAGTGGGCGATCGTCGTCCCCGGCTCGGGCCTCGTCAAGGCGCAGGCCGAGGCCGAGGGGCTCGACAAGATCATCACCGATGCCGGCCTCGAATGGCGCGAGCCGGGCTGCTCGGCATGCCTCGCGATGAACCCCGACAAGGTGCCTGCGGGCGAACGCTGCGCCTCGACCTCGAACCGCAACTTCACCGGCCGTCAGGGTCCGGGCGCACGCACGCACCTCGTCAGCCCGGCGATGGCCGCCGCC
- a CDS encoding sterol desaturase family protein: MTAFAAFLIVLATVATMEFVAWSSHKYIMHGFGWAWHRDHHEPHDKLLEKNDLYALFGAAISIAMFALGSPLVMGTSAWEPGTWIGLGVLVYGVIYTLVHDGLVHQRYFKWVPKRGYAKRLVQAHKLHHATIGKEGGVSFGFVLARDPAVLKRELRAQRERGIAVLRDAVDA, translated from the coding sequence ATGACCGCATTTGCCGCCTTCCTGATCGTCCTTGCCACCGTCGCCACGATGGAGTTCGTGGCCTGGTCGAGCCACAAGTACATCATGCATGGTTTCGGCTGGGCCTGGCATCGCGACCACCACGAGCCGCACGACAAGCTGCTTGAGAAGAACGACCTTTACGCCCTGTTCGGCGCGGCGATCAGCATTGCGATGTTCGCGCTGGGATCGCCGCTGGTCATGGGCACCTCGGCGTGGGAGCCGGGGACCTGGATCGGGCTGGGCGTGCTCGTCTACGGCGTGATCTATACGCTGGTGCACGATGGCCTCGTTCACCAGCGCTATTTCAAGTGGGTGCCCAAGCGTGGCTATGCCAAACGTCTGGTCCAGGCGCACAAGCTGCACCATGCGACCATCGGCAAGGAGGGGGGCGTTTCCTTCGGTTTCGTGCTGGCGCGCGATCCGGCGGTGCTCAAGCGCGAGCTGCGGGCCCAGCGCGAGCGCGGCATCGCCGTTCTGCGCGATGCAGTGGACGCCTGA
- a CDS encoding formate/nitrite transporter family protein translates to MNDTATGAEAPTPQTDEDKIEEQRRAEQKAERENAEREIESGSTLTRKERRRASEHSRLSALTVYAIIAREGEEELRRPTSSLWWSGIAAGIGISTSVFAQGLLYANFPDDPNRWLISSLGYSVGFVLVILSRLQLFTENTLSVVLPMLSEPSWGKLGLSARLWAIVLTANFIGTFLTAFFVLAMSVEVGGEPAGYVKAMLEVSHHAAETQGWEALVKGIPAGFFIAALVWMLPSSKGFELWVVMLFTALIAAGGFTHVIAGSTEMFMLVVDGQISARDAFLQYLAPTFAGNVIGGTGLFAMLAYGQIHAEI, encoded by the coding sequence GTGAACGACACTGCCACCGGCGCCGAGGCGCCGACCCCGCAAACTGACGAGGACAAGATCGAAGAGCAGCGCCGCGCCGAACAGAAGGCCGAGCGCGAGAATGCCGAGCGCGAGATCGAGAGCGGCTCGACGCTCACGCGCAAGGAACGGCGCCGCGCATCCGAGCATAGCCGTCTCAGCGCGCTGACGGTCTACGCGATCATCGCCCGTGAGGGCGAGGAGGAGCTGCGCCGCCCGACATCCTCGTTGTGGTGGTCGGGCATTGCCGCGGGTATCGGCATCTCCACCTCGGTCTTCGCGCAAGGCCTGCTCTACGCCAATTTTCCCGACGACCCCAATCGCTGGCTGATTTCCTCGCTGGGTTACAGCGTCGGCTTCGTGCTGGTCATCCTCTCGCGCCTGCAGCTGTTCACCGAGAATACGCTGAGCGTGGTCCTGCCGATGCTCTCCGAGCCGAGCTGGGGCAAGCTGGGTCTGTCGGCAAGGCTCTGGGCTATCGTGCTGACGGCCAACTTCATCGGCACCTTCCTTACCGCCTTCTTCGTGCTGGCGATGAGCGTCGAGGTCGGCGGCGAGCCGGCCGGCTACGTCAAGGCCATGCTCGAGGTTTCGCACCATGCTGCCGAAACGCAAGGCTGGGAGGCACTGGTCAAGGGAATCCCGGCAGGCTTCTTCATTGCGGCCTTGGTCTGGATGCTGCCCAGCTCCAAAGGATTCGAGCTGTGGGTGGTCATGCTCTTCACCGCCTTGATCGCGGCGGGGGGCTTCACGCACGTGATTGCCGGATCGACCGAGATGTTCATGCTGGTGGTCGATGGCCAGATTTCGGCGCGCGACGCTTTCCTGCAGTACCTGGCACCAACTTTCGCCGGCAACGTGATCGGCGGGACCGGGCTCTTCGCGATGCTCGCCTACGGGCAGATCCACGCCGAGATCTGA
- a CDS encoding YbaN family protein: MRKLKRSFWLAAGVVFVALGTIGIFLPVMPTVVFYLAAAWCFSKSHPEWAERLYNHPKHGTHLRAWRDRRAISRKGKVSAILAMTCSIPFTWFVVGFPVALIPVGVLAVLGPWIWTRNE, from the coding sequence ATGCGCAAGCTTAAACGCTCGTTCTGGCTCGCGGCGGGGGTCGTCTTCGTCGCGCTGGGCACGATCGGCATCTTCCTCCCGGTCATGCCCACGGTGGTGTTCTACCTCGCCGCGGCCTGGTGCTTTTCCAAGAGCCATCCCGAGTGGGCCGAGCGGCTCTACAACCACCCCAAGCACGGCACGCACCTTCGCGCATGGCGCGACCGGCGCGCGATCAGCCGCAAGGGCAAAGTCTCCGCGATCCTCGCGATGACCTGCTCGATCCCCTTCACTTGGTTTGTCGTCGGCTTTCCTGTGGCCTTGATCCCGGTCGGCGTGCTCGCGGTGCTGGGCCCCTGGATCTGGACCCGCAACGAATAG
- a CDS encoding SufE family protein, with amino-acid sequence MRSLDDILEEYEFLDGDERYRMLIELGRELDPMPDALKTDATKVRGCSASVWVYPMPREGEDKLHFLADSNAAITKGIVALVISAVQDKPAAEVAEADITAALAPFDLGNQLSSNRTQGVPNMISLIRETAARNAQA; translated from the coding sequence ATGCGCAGCCTCGACGATATCCTTGAAGAATACGAGTTCCTCGATGGCGACGAACGCTATCGCATGCTCATCGAATTGGGCCGTGAGCTCGATCCCATGCCCGACGCACTCAAGACCGACGCCACCAAGGTGCGCGGCTGCTCGGCCTCGGTCTGGGTCTACCCGATGCCGCGCGAGGGTGAGGACAAGCTGCACTTTCTCGCCGATTCCAATGCCGCGATCACCAAGGGGATCGTCGCGCTGGTGATTTCGGCAGTGCAGGACAAGCCTGCCGCCGAAGTGGCCGAGGCCGACATCACCGCAGCGCTGGCGCCGTTCGACCTCGGCAACCAGCTCAGTTCCAACCGCACTCAGGGCGTGCCCAACATGATCTCGCTGATCCGCGAGACCGCCGCACGCAATGCGCAAGCTTAA
- a CDS encoding NAD(+) synthase: MSAPLDEDRSHPFFAMHEHGFVRVATSTPHVRTADVAFNCDAVLAEARRAHEAQVDLLVFPELCLSSYAIDDLHLQLAMIEAVEAEVAEIVRASASLSPVLLVGAAIAHKSRLYNCALVIGHGKLLGVVPKSYLPNYREFYEKRWFAAGRGLRGGTIRLAGHEVPFGTDLVFASEVLPHFRFFAEICEDVWAPTPPSSLGALAGATILANLSASNITIGKSDERHLLCRSQSARAVAAYVYCAAGHGESTTDMAWDGQGMIYELGDLLGESQRFSLHPELCIADVDCERIDAERMRVPTFNDAALEAGRPEDTFRTVAFRHAPARGDIGLVRPIARFPFVPDRAEKLDADCYEAFNIQVDGLMRRIEATSAKSMVIGISGGLDSTHALIVAARACDRLDLPRSFIRGYTMPGFGTSDGTRSNAWKLMEALGITAEEIDIRPASTRMLEDIGHAFANGEPVYDVTFENVQAGLRTDYLFRLASQHNGFVIGTGDLSELALGWCTYGVGDQMSHYAVNAGVPKTLIQYLIAWCARTGDFDAATGAVLLAVLDTEISPELVPAGTDGALQSTEEKIGPYALNDFFVHHVMRFGQKPSKVAFLAWHAWHDASARSWPEGYPQDRRVAYDLAVIRSWLEKFLRRFFAFSQFKRSAIPNGPKVSSGGALSPRGDWRAPSDASAAVWLAELDAKVPG, translated from the coding sequence ATGAGCGCACCTCTCGACGAAGACCGCAGCCATCCCTTCTTCGCCATGCACGAGCATGGCTTCGTCAGGGTCGCGACCTCGACGCCGCACGTGCGCACCGCCGATGTCGCCTTCAACTGCGATGCCGTGCTCGCAGAAGCGCGCCGCGCGCACGAGGCGCAGGTGGACCTGCTGGTATTTCCCGAGCTGTGCCTGTCTTCCTACGCGATCGACGACCTGCACCTGCAGCTGGCGATGATCGAGGCGGTCGAGGCCGAGGTTGCCGAGATCGTGCGTGCCAGTGCCAGCCTCTCGCCGGTGCTGCTGGTCGGCGCCGCCATCGCGCACAAGTCGCGGCTCTACAACTGCGCGCTGGTTATCGGCCACGGCAAGCTGCTCGGCGTGGTGCCCAAGTCCTACCTGCCCAATTACCGCGAGTTCTACGAAAAGCGCTGGTTCGCCGCCGGGCGCGGCCTGCGTGGCGGCACGATCCGCCTTGCCGGACACGAGGTGCCCTTCGGCACCGATCTCGTCTTCGCTTCCGAGGTCCTGCCGCACTTCCGCTTCTTCGCCGAAATCTGCGAGGACGTCTGGGCGCCGACCCCGCCCAGTTCGCTTGGCGCGCTGGCGGGCGCGACGATCCTTGCCAACCTGTCGGCCTCGAACATCACCATCGGCAAGTCGGACGAGCGCCACCTCTTGTGCCGTTCGCAGTCGGCGCGCGCGGTCGCGGCCTACGTCTATTGCGCCGCCGGGCACGGCGAGAGCACGACCGACATGGCCTGGGACGGGCAGGGCATGATCTACGAGCTGGGCGACCTGCTCGGCGAATCGCAGCGCTTCTCGCTCCATCCCGAACTTTGCATCGCCGACGTCGACTGCGAGCGGATCGATGCCGAGCGCATGCGCGTGCCGACCTTCAACGATGCCGCGCTCGAAGCGGGTCGTCCCGAGGACACCTTCCGCACGGTCGCCTTCCGCCACGCCCCGGCGCGCGGCGACATCGGCCTCGTGCGCCCGATCGCTCGCTTCCCCTTCGTGCCCGACCGCGCCGAGAAGCTCGACGCCGACTGCTACGAGGCGTTCAACATCCAGGTCGACGGGCTCATGCGCCGGATCGAGGCCACGAGCGCGAAGTCGATGGTGATCGGCATTTCGGGCGGGCTCGATTCGACCCATGCGCTGATCGTCGCCGCGCGCGCCTGCGACCGGCTCGACCTGCCGCGCAGCTTCATTCGCGGCTATACCATGCCCGGCTTCGGCACGAGCGATGGCACCAGGTCGAATGCTTGGAAGCTGATGGAGGCGCTGGGCATCACCGCCGAGGAAATCGACATCCGTCCTGCCTCGACCCGCATGCTCGAAGACATCGGCCACGCCTTCGCCAATGGCGAGCCTGTCTACGACGTCACTTTCGAGAACGTGCAGGCGGGGCTGCGCACCGACTACCTGTTCCGGCTCGCCAGCCAGCACAACGGTTTCGTCATCGGTACCGGCGACCTGTCCGAACTGGCGCTTGGCTGGTGTACTTACGGCGTGGGTGACCAGATGAGCCACTATGCGGTCAATGCCGGCGTGCCCAAGACGCTGATCCAGTACCTTATTGCCTGGTGCGCGCGCACCGGCGACTTCGATGCGGCGACAGGCGCGGTGCTGCTTGCGGTGCTCGACACCGAGATATCGCCCGAGCTCGTGCCGGCTGGCACCGATGGCGCCTTGCAGAGCACCGAGGAGAAGATCGGGCCTTACGCGCTCAACGACTTCTTCGTGCACCACGTGATGCGCTTCGGGCAGAAGCCGTCCAAGGTCGCCTTCCTCGCCTGGCATGCCTGGCACGACGCCAGTGCGCGCAGCTGGCCCGAGGGCTATCCGCAGGACCGCCGCGTGGCGTACGATCTTGCGGTCATCCGCAGCTGGCTGGAGAAATTCCTGCGCCGCTTCTTCGCTTTCAGCCAGTTCAAGCGCTCGGCGATCCCCAATGGCCCGAAGGTTTCATCGGGCGGCGCTCTGTCGCCGCGCGGCGATTGGCGCGCGCCATCGGACGCGAGCGCGGCGGTATGGTTGGCGGAGCTGGATGCCAAGGTGCCGGGCTGA
- a CDS encoding PspC domain-containing protein: MSRGHFYLDKSNAKVFGVCSGLADYTGVDAFWMRLGAVLLTLFGFGSTILIYIAIAVIADNRPMDLYSAREEERLLRRMERRQARRDGVTRSDRRRAELSDMDRRVAEMEAHYTNSNPRLAAEIENLR, encoded by the coding sequence GTGTCACGCGGACATTTCTATCTCGACAAGTCGAACGCCAAGGTCTTCGGCGTGTGCTCGGGCCTTGCCGACTATACCGGCGTCGATGCCTTCTGGATGCGCCTGGGCGCGGTATTGCTCACACTGTTCGGCTTCGGGTCCACGATCCTGATCTACATCGCGATCGCGGTCATCGCCGACAACCGCCCAATGGACCTGTACTCTGCCCGCGAGGAAGAGCGCCTGCTGCGCCGCATGGAACGCCGCCAGGCCCGCCGCGACGGCGTCACCCGCTCCGACCGTCGCCGCGCCGAACTGTCCGACATGGACCGCCGCGTCGCCGAGATGGAAGCGCACTACACCAACAGCAATCCGCGCCTCGCTGCCGAGATCGAAAATCTGCGCTGA
- the pspA gene encoding phage shock protein PspA: MSRLDAEIEVLQASQGSAQRDHRPRFGAANDHGEHTEHTFNQYRSHNQSHRLTSGTHSKKGFTSMGIFSRTRDIIAANFNDMLDKAEDPAKMIRLIILEMEETLVEVRTSSARTIADQKELRRHVDKLDRLQADWGDKAQLALSKDREDLARAALLEKKKASDMAGQLHQEIAVLDDSLRAYEQDIEKLQNRLREARSRQSAITARLQSAENRVKLRTLLASERVDEALARFDQLERRVDYAEGRAEAMGLADERQPTLADEIAALADGDSIDAELAEMKKSMGSPATGKSEA; the protein is encoded by the coding sequence ATGAGCAGGCTCGACGCGGAAATCGAGGTCCTGCAAGCTTCGCAAGGATCTGCACAGCGGGACCACCGCCCCCGCTTCGGCGCCGCCAACGATCATGGCGAGCATACCGAGCACACCTTCAACCAATACCGGTCGCACAACCAATCGCACCGCCTCACCAGCGGCACGCACTCGAAAAAAGGATTTACGAGCATGGGCATCTTCTCGCGCACCCGCGACATCATCGCCGCCAACTTCAACGACATGCTCGACAAGGCCGAGGATCCCGCGAAGATGATCCGCCTGATCATCCTCGAGATGGAAGAGACCCTCGTCGAAGTGCGCACCTCATCGGCACGCACCATCGCCGACCAGAAGGAACTGCGCCGCCACGTCGACAAGCTCGACCGGCTGCAGGCCGACTGGGGCGACAAGGCCCAGCTCGCACTGAGCAAGGATCGCGAGGATCTCGCCCGCGCCGCCCTGCTCGAGAAGAAGAAGGCCTCCGACATGGCTGGCCAGCTTCACCAGGAAATCGCAGTCCTCGACGACAGCCTGCGCGCTTACGAGCAGGACATCGAGAAGCTGCAGAACCGCCTGCGCGAGGCGCGCAGCCGCCAGAGCGCAATCACCGCGCGCCTGCAGAGCGCCGAGAACCGCGTCAAGCTGCGCACGCTGCTCGCCAGCGAGCGCGTCGACGAGGCGCTCGCCCGCTTCGACCAGCTCGAGCGCCGCGTCGACTATGCCGAAGGCCGCGCCGAGGCGATGGGCCTCGCCGACGAGCGCCAGCCGACGCTCGCCGATGAAATTGCGGCACTCGCAGATGGAGACTCGATCGACGCCGAACTTGCCGAGATGAAGAAGTCGATGGGCTCGCCCGCGACCGGCAAGAGCGAAGCCTGA
- the pspF gene encoding phage shock protein operon transcriptional activator produces the protein MDRDVQFIGQSSVFLDAVERASRAAPVGRPVLVIGERGTGKELIAQRLHRLSARWDQPLVTLNCAALPETLIEAELFGHEAGAFTGAVRARAGRFEEADGGTLFLDELGNLSMAAQERLLRAIEYGEVARIGASRPLQVDVRIVAATNADLPAMARAGTFRSDLLDRLSFEVITLPPLRAREGDVFELADYYGRRMAAEMQWDGWPGFSGRAQRALETYGWPGNVRELRNVVERAVYRWDEPDMAIDAIVFDPFDSPWQACADEQPAQPESAVPDAAGGALASSGAAARPQAGQDEAQGLPASQPALDVAVVDHGGDLRGAVEAYERGLLVAALEEQRWNQRRTAPLLGLSYDQLRHAMKRHGLHEASRG, from the coding sequence ATGGATCGCGACGTTCAGTTTATCGGCCAGTCCTCGGTTTTTCTCGATGCGGTGGAGCGCGCGAGCCGCGCTGCCCCGGTCGGGCGTCCGGTGCTTGTCATCGGTGAGCGTGGCACCGGCAAGGAGCTCATAGCGCAGCGCCTCCATCGCCTCTCAGCGCGCTGGGATCAGCCGCTGGTCACGCTCAACTGCGCTGCCTTGCCCGAGACCCTGATCGAGGCCGAGCTGTTCGGCCACGAGGCGGGGGCCTTCACAGGGGCCGTACGTGCACGTGCCGGGCGTTTCGAGGAGGCGGACGGGGGCACCTTGTTCCTCGACGAACTGGGCAACCTGTCCATGGCCGCGCAAGAGCGGCTGCTGCGTGCGATCGAATATGGCGAGGTCGCGCGGATCGGCGCATCGCGTCCGCTTCAGGTCGACGTGCGCATTGTTGCTGCGACCAATGCCGACCTGCCCGCGATGGCGCGCGCGGGGACCTTTCGTTCCGACCTGCTCGACCGGCTCAGCTTCGAGGTCATCACCCTGCCGCCTTTGCGCGCGCGCGAAGGCGACGTGTTCGAACTGGCCGATTACTATGGCCGTCGCATGGCGGCCGAGATGCAGTGGGATGGCTGGCCCGGCTTCTCTGGCCGCGCACAGCGCGCGCTCGAGACTTATGGCTGGCCAGGCAACGTGCGCGAACTGCGCAATGTGGTCGAGCGCGCGGTCTATCGCTGGGATGAGCCTGACATGGCCATCGATGCGATCGTGTTCGATCCGTTCGACAGCCCCTGGCAGGCATGTGCGGACGAACAGCCCGCTCAGCCTGAATCCGCCGTGCCGGATGCTGCTGGTGGCGCTCTCGCGTCGTCCGGGGCAGCCGCGAGGCCGCAGGCGGGGCAGGACGAGGCGCAGGGTCTGCCTGCATCGCAGCCGGCGCTGGATGTTGCGGTGGTAGATCATGGAGGCGACTTGCGGGGGGCAGTCGAGGCCTACGAGCGCGGCCTGCTCGTCGCCGCGCTCGAGGAGCAGCGCTGGAACCAGCGCCGCACCGCGCCGCTGCTCGGTCTGAGCTACGACCAGCTACGCCACGCCATGAAGCGTCATGGGCTTCACGAGGCATCGCGTGGTTGA
- a CDS encoding helix-turn-helix transcriptional regulator: MPVVNDECDARDIYEGLTAKQVEVLDLLVAHRTTKEISRELGIAPNTVDQRIAAVRDKWGTSNRKDTARRYAEIRELCGKPICGFSYLDPEAQTAESLGQDLPVDPHFVLSDARPMELPMGSFQGWFEDTPEPLAGLEAFDRKFGRFGRLGMILVLALLMAMTLATVLAIADVMGRLL, from the coding sequence GTGCCTGTCGTGAACGACGAATGTGATGCCAGGGATATCTATGAGGGGCTGACCGCAAAGCAGGTCGAGGTCCTCGACCTGCTGGTTGCGCACCGCACTACCAAGGAGATCTCGCGCGAGCTGGGTATTGCCCCCAATACCGTTGACCAGCGCATCGCTGCGGTGCGCGACAAGTGGGGGACCTCCAACCGCAAGGATACCGCCCGCAGATACGCGGAAATCCGCGAACTATGTGGAAAACCCATATGTGGTTTTTCGTATCTCGACCCCGAGGCACAAACCGCCGAAAGCTTGGGACAAGACCTGCCGGTCGATCCGCACTTCGTGCTCTCCGATGCCCGGCCCATGGAGCTTCCCATGGGCAGTTTCCAGGGGTGGTTCGAAGACACGCCGGAGCCGCTGGCAGGCCTGGAGGCTTTCGACAGGAAGTTCGGCCGCTTCGGACGGCTGGGCATGATCCTGGTCCTGGCCCTGCTGATGGCGATGACGCTGGCGACCGTGCTGGCCATTGCCGATGTCATGGGGCGGTTGCTGTAA
- a CDS encoding JAB domain-containing protein, with amino-acid sequence MEHLVRHLGPLRHEVLLAVFYDDRGRLLGHLLEQDGALQSVSGRYRALIEPALRLGSSGLALVHNHPSGDPSPSAADASTTRCLQALSMAMELEFLDHVIIAGRAAVSMRRAGLMVQPEQAAPVEPQALRLTPSRAADWVQSPGGTRPRGAG; translated from the coding sequence ATGGAACACCTTGTGCGGCATCTGGGGCCGCTGCGCCATGAAGTCCTGCTTGCAGTGTTCTACGACGATCGCGGCCGTTTGCTGGGGCATCTGCTCGAACAGGATGGTGCGTTGCAGAGTGTTTCGGGGCGCTACCGTGCGCTGATCGAGCCTGCGCTGCGGCTGGGCTCGAGCGGGCTGGCGCTGGTCCACAACCATCCCTCGGGCGATCCTTCGCCAAGCGCTGCGGATGCCAGTACGACGCGTTGTCTGCAGGCGCTCTCGATGGCCATGGAGCTGGAGTTTCTCGATCACGTGATCATAGCCGGCCGGGCCGCGGTCAGCATGCGCAGGGCAGGGCTCATGGTCCAGCCCGAGCAGGCGGCCCCGGTCGAGCCGCAGGCTTTAAGGCTCACCCCGTCGCGAGCGGCGGACTGGGTTCAATCTCCGGGCGGCACGCGTCCTCGCGGCGCGGGCTGA
- the rimP gene encoding ribosome maturation protein RimP, translated as MADIARITEVIEPEVKALGLELVRVRFFGKSEVGDDEIALQVMAERPETGQLVLDDCVALSHRISDRMDALEEAGEDLIEEAYRLEVSSPGIDRPLTRVKDYANWAGHEARINLSAPVDGNRKALQGDLLGIAGEPGAEVVTLEDRKSGKVEFPLADVHSARLVLTDRLIAATRPLDTSGADDILEEQED; from the coding sequence TTGGCCGATATCGCACGCATCACCGAAGTCATCGAGCCGGAGGTCAAGGCCCTCGGTCTGGAGCTCGTGCGCGTGCGTTTCTTCGGCAAGAGCGAAGTCGGGGACGACGAGATCGCGCTGCAGGTCATGGCCGAACGCCCCGAGACCGGGCAGCTCGTGCTCGACGATTGCGTGGCGCTCTCGCATCGTATCTCGGATCGCATGGATGCGCTCGAGGAAGCTGGAGAGGACCTGATCGAGGAGGCTTATCGCCTCGAGGTCAGCTCGCCGGGGATCGATCGCCCGCTGACCCGGGTCAAGGACTACGCCAACTGGGCCGGCCACGAAGCGCGCATCAACCTCAGCGCGCCGGTCGACGGTAACCGCAAGGCATTGCAGGGCGACCTTCTCGGTATCGCCGGCGAACCCGGGGCCGAAGTGGTCACGCTCGAGGACCGCAAGTCCGGCAAGGTGGAATTCCCGCTTGCCGACGTACATTCCGCCAGGCTCGTCCTCACCGACCGCCTGATCGCAGCCACCCGTCCGCTGGATACCAGCGGTGCGGACGACATTCTTGAGGAACAGGAAGACTAA